DNA from Serinibacter salmoneus:
GAGCCGGTCGACCCGGTGCCCGCCGTCGATCCGCGCTGGATCCGCTCCGTCGAGACCGCCACCCACGGCGACGGCACCACGGTTCGCACCGAGTCCATCTCCGCGCGCGGCTTCTACCGCCTCGCATGGCGCAAGATGGCCGCCAACACGGGCGAGAGGACACTCATCCCTGCGATCCTTCCGCCTGGAGCAACTCATATCGATGGAGTGTTCACTCTCGGCTCGATCGCTGGCGCGCCTTCGTCTCTCTTGGACGTCGCCGGGTTCACCTCGTCGTTGGTACTCGATGCCTTCCTGCGCGCCGCGCCCAAAGCAAACATCCGTGCCGCGACGATCGAGAGTCTTCCGATCACGCTGGTTGCGAGGGTCAGTCATGCGCTGCACCTAAGGGTGCTGCGCCTCAACGGCGTCACCGAGGCCTACGCCGACCTGTGGGACGAGTGCTACGACCCCGCCTTCCGCGAGGACTCCTGGACCGGGCTGCCGGAACGCACCGGCTGGGTGGACCTGGGCGACGTCGGGCCGCAGTGGACCCCGGACACCCCGCTGCGCCGGGATGAGGACCGGCGGCAGGCGCTGCTGGAGATCGACGCGCTCGTCGCGCTCTCCCTCGGCCTCACCGCGGACGAGCTCTGCACGATCTACCGCACCCAGTTCCCCGTGCTCTACGGCTACGACCGCAACCGCGACCACTACGACGCCAACGGCCGCATCGTTCCGCACTCCGTCATCACCACGTGGCGCAAGCGCGGCCGCAACGAGGGCCGCTACAGCGAGGAGGACCTCTCCGCCGTCCACCCCGGCAGCGGCGTGGAGTACCTCTACGAGTTGCCGTTCGAGACCCTCGACCGCGAGGCGCACCTGCGCCAGGCGTACGAGATCTTCGAGCAGCGTTTGGGGCGGTAGCGCATGCGGGATCGGTCGGCGTGGGGCAGACTGCCCCTCATGGGGGCAAAGTCGCCGAACACCGCTGAATCCGCATGCGCGCCACTCGTGCTGACGGCAGGTGGGTGCGCGCGTGGCTGAACTGATCCCCGTCGCGCAGGCGGCGCGGCTACGTGAGGCCCTCGCGGAGTACCTCGGCACCACGTTCTCCCTGGCCGATCCCGCCACCCGCGCCGCCCTGGAGGACTTCCTCACCACCGCAGGCGGCGGCATGTTCCGCGGCCCCTACGTGCGCCTGCGCCTCCCGTTCCGCCCCGCTGCCGACGGGTGGCGCGACACCCTGGAGTGGTACGAGGGCTTCACCCCCTACGGCCATCAGGCCCGCGCCTTCGCGCGACTGAGCAGCCACGGCCTCGCCGAGGGCCAGCGGCCCCAGCCCACTCTCGTGACCACCGGCACCGGATCGGGAAAGACCGAGGCGTTCCTCTACCCGATCCTCGACCACGTGCTGCGCGCCAAGCGCCGCGGTATCGCCGGCACCAAGGCGATCATCCTCTACCCGATGAACGCCCTCGCCAAGGACCAGGCCGATCGCCTCGCCCGCCTGCTCACCACCCACCCCGCCCTCGGGGAGGTCACCGCCGCCCTGTATGTGGGGCTGGACGGGCCCGAACGCAGCCGCGTCAGCGAGGACAGCCTCGTCACCTCCCGGCCGGTGATCCGCGACACCGCGCCGGACATCATCCTCACCAACTACAAGATGCTCGATCAGCTCCTGCTGCGCGACGGCGACGCCCCCCTGTGGGAACAGAGCGCGCGGAGCCTGCAGTACCTCGTGCTGGATGAGTTCCACACCTACGACGGCGCGCAGGGCACCGACGTCGCCATGCTGATCCGCCGGCTCGGCCTCACCCTCGCCGCGCACGGCGCCCCCACCCACCCCGAGCGGCCGCTGGGGAACGTCACCCCCGTCGCCACCTCCGCCACCCTCGGCGGTGGGCCCGGCGAGCAGACCCCGCATGACGGCGCAGGAATCCACGCGGACGCCGGTGCGGATACGAGTGCAGCGGCGATGCGCACCTTCGCCGCCACCGTGTTCGGCGAGGAGTTCGCCCCCGATTCCGTGATCACCGAGGACCGCCTCACCACCGCCGAATGGGCCGCCGACGCCGCCGACCGCATCGCGCACGAGCACGGCTACACCCCGGTGCCGCTGGACACCCTCACCTTCACCCACCTCAACGCGTCCCACCCCGCGGGTGCGGACCCCGCCGCGGGAGAGGAGCCCGCCGCCACCGCCCGCGCGGTCCTCGCGGCGCTCTACCAGGACGGCGACGGCCACCGCCCCGACCTCACCGGCGCGCCCGAGGCCCTCCTGCTGGACCTCGTGAAGGCCCACCCGGCCACCGCGCGCCTGATCGAGGCCGCGCAGGAGGCGAGGGACCTGACCGAGTTGGCCCACGCCGTCGTGCCCCGCGGCGCCGCCACCACCCGGGCGGAGGCCCGCGCCACCGCCCCGGACGCCCTCACCCTGCTGCTCACCGCCCTCAGCCACGTGCGCGCCGTGTGCGGGCGCGGCGCCCTCTCGGTCGACACCCACCTGTGGATCCGGGAACTTACCCGGGTGGACCGCGCCGCCACCGGCTCACCCGCCTTCTCCTGGTCGGACGACGGCGTGGCCACCCTCGAGCACGGCGGCGCCGCCTTCCCCGCCCTGTACTGCCGCCACTGCCACCGCTCCGGCTGGGGGGTGGCCCTCGCCCCCACCGGCTCCACCCTGGACGGCGAGGACGAGGACATCCGCCGCCGCCACCTCGCGCGCGACGACCGATTCCGCCCCCTGCTGCACGCCCCCGAGGAGGACGCCCGCTCCCGGGAGTCCGACCGCCCGGTGGACAACCTCATGTGGTTCCGCGTGGCCGACCGGCAACTGGTGGCCAGCCGGCCCGATGCGGCCGCCATGGACGCCGGCGACGCCCTGCCCGTGCTCACCCACCGCAGCCAGGACGCCGGCGAACTGTCCGTGAACGACACCTGCCCCTCCTGCCTGCAACCCGATGCGATCCGGTTCCTCGGCTCCGCGATCGCCACCATGCTCTCGGTGACCCTCTCGGCCCTGTTCGGCACCGAGAACCTCGACGACGCGGAGAAGAAGGCCCTGGTCTTCACCGACTCGGTGCAGGACGCCGCGCACCGCGCCGGGTTCGTGCAGGCCCGCTCGCACACACTCACCCTGCGCGCCGTGCTGCGCCAGGCGCTCAGCGCCCGCGGTCGCGCCGAGGAACCCGAGGCGGGGGAGGCGAGCCTGGACGAGCTCGTGCGGGCCGTGCTGGAGGTGGCCGGGGACGACCCGCAGCGCCGCTACCGCATCCTCCCGCCCGACCTCGCCGATCTGGACGTCTTCGCGCCGTTCTGGCAGCCGGAGGCCACCACCCGCGCCCGCAACAACGCACGCAAGCGGGTGGAGAAGCGCCTCGCGCTGGACGTGCAGTTGGAGTTCGGGCTGCGCTCCGGGGTCGGGCGCACCCTGGCCACCACCGGCGCCGCCACCGCGGGGGTGGACATCGAGGCCGCCCTGCTGGACCGTGTGGCCATCCAGGCACTGGAGTCCGCCGGCGGGGCGGGCACCCTGGAGTCCTTCAGCCCCACCGTGCCGCAACTGCGCGTTTGGGTGCGTGGGGTGCTGGAGCGGATGCGCACCCGCGGCGCCATCGGGCACGAGTGGTTCACCAAGTTCCGCCGGGAGGACGGCAACCGCTTCCGGATCTGGGGCGGGCGGCCCCGGCACGAGGGCATGCCCGCCTTCCCGCGCGGCGCCTCCGCCCCCGGCTACCCCCGCATCGGCGGGCAGGCCGCCGCCAAGGACTCCGACATGGACCCGATCGGCAGCCCCCGCGGCTGGTATGCCACCTGGACCGCGGCCGCGCTCGGCGTGGCCGCCCCCGAGGGCGCCGCCCTGGCCAAGGCCCTCTTCACCGCCCTGGAGCGGCGCGACGTGATCGGCGCCGAGGTCTCCGACTCCCAGGCCACCACCTACCACCTCAGCCCCGCGAGCATCACCGTGCGCGCCATCAGCCGCGACGACCTCGCCGCCGGCCGCGCCGCCCTGACCTGCACCACCTGCCACGACGTCACCCCCGCGCTGCCGGAGGTGGTGGAGCAACTCGACGGCGCCCCCTGCCTCGTGCAGCGCTGCGACGGACGCCTGGAACCCCACCGCGACGGCGACAACTTCTACCGCCGCATGTACGCCGCCGCGGACATGCGCCGCGTGATCGCCCGCGAGCACACCAGCCTGCTGCCCGATTCCGAGCGCACCGCGTACGAGCAGGCGTTCAAGGCCTCCGCCGCCGCACCCGATGCGCCCAACGTGCTCGTGGCCACCCCCACCCTGGAGATGGGGATCGACATCGGCGACCTCTCCACCGTGATGCTCGCCTCCCTGCCCCGCAGCGTGGCGAACTACATCCAGCGCATCGGCCGCGCCGGGCGCCTGACGGGGAACTCCCTCGCGATCGCGTTCGTCACCGCCCGCGGCGACCAACTGCCCCGCTTCACCGACCCGCTGGCCACCGTGAACGGGCTGGTGCGCCCGCCCGCCACCTATCTGGGCGCCGAGGAGATCCTGCGCCGGCAGTACCTCGCCAGCGTGGCCGACGTGCTCGCCCGCACCCCGGGTGCACCCCACCCGATCAAGGTGTCCGACGCGCTGGGGAGCAGCGAGCCCGGCAGCTACCTCGGCGCCCTCATCGCCGAGGCGGAGACCCATGCCGAGGCCCACCTGGCGGCGTTCCTCGGCGGCTTCGGTGCTCACCTCGACCCCGAGGTGGCGGACCTGCTGCGGGAGTGGGCCACGCCGTCGGCCGCCCCGGTTGAGAGCACTGATAGCGCGGATATCGCTGAGGGCACTGTGAGTACTGCCGGCGCCGAC
Protein-coding regions in this window:
- a CDS encoding DEAD/DEAH box helicase, whose protein sequence is MAELIPVAQAARLREALAEYLGTTFSLADPATRAALEDFLTTAGGGMFRGPYVRLRLPFRPAADGWRDTLEWYEGFTPYGHQARAFARLSSHGLAEGQRPQPTLVTTGTGSGKTEAFLYPILDHVLRAKRRGIAGTKAIILYPMNALAKDQADRLARLLTTHPALGEVTAALYVGLDGPERSRVSEDSLVTSRPVIRDTAPDIILTNYKMLDQLLLRDGDAPLWEQSARSLQYLVLDEFHTYDGAQGTDVAMLIRRLGLTLAAHGAPTHPERPLGNVTPVATSATLGGGPGEQTPHDGAGIHADAGADTSAAAMRTFAATVFGEEFAPDSVITEDRLTTAEWAADAADRIAHEHGYTPVPLDTLTFTHLNASHPAGADPAAGEEPAATARAVLAALYQDGDGHRPDLTGAPEALLLDLVKAHPATARLIEAAQEARDLTELAHAVVPRGAATTRAEARATAPDALTLLLTALSHVRAVCGRGALSVDTHLWIRELTRVDRAATGSPAFSWSDDGVATLEHGGAAFPALYCRHCHRSGWGVALAPTGSTLDGEDEDIRRRHLARDDRFRPLLHAPEEDARSRESDRPVDNLMWFRVADRQLVASRPDAAAMDAGDALPVLTHRSQDAGELSVNDTCPSCLQPDAIRFLGSAIATMLSVTLSALFGTENLDDAEKKALVFTDSVQDAAHRAGFVQARSHTLTLRAVLRQALSARGRAEEPEAGEASLDELVRAVLEVAGDDPQRRYRILPPDLADLDVFAPFWQPEATTRARNNARKRVEKRLALDVQLEFGLRSGVGRTLATTGAATAGVDIEAALLDRVAIQALESAGGAGTLESFSPTVPQLRVWVRGVLERMRTRGAIGHEWFTKFRREDGNRFRIWGGRPRHEGMPAFPRGASAPGYPRIGGQAAAKDSDMDPIGSPRGWYATWTAAALGVAAPEGAALAKALFTALERRDVIGAEVSDSQATTYHLSPASITVRAISRDDLAAGRAALTCTTCHDVTPALPEVVEQLDGAPCLVQRCDGRLEPHRDGDNFYRRMYAAADMRRVIAREHTSLLPDSERTAYEQAFKASAAAPDAPNVLVATPTLEMGIDIGDLSTVMLASLPRSVANYIQRIGRAGRLTGNSLAIAFVTARGDQLPRFTDPLATVNGLVRPPATYLGAEEILRRQYLASVADVLARTPGAPHPIKVSDALGSSEPGSYLGALIAEAETHAEAHLAAFLGGFGAHLDPEVADLLREWATPSAAPVESTDSADIAEGTVSTAGADSANGYLAGSSALAARCHEASAQWLRRRDTLELRKKAIQEALPALRQVAESPAATEEAKRELRTARAALGLADKQLSDLHSEYWVSALEEYGLLPNYTLLDDTVRLGVSVSWVNPDTQEFSRDALTIERASAHALRDFAPGSTFYARGYAIAIDAVDLGRDGEEVRTCAICPNCGYGVDLPDAQTQVSACPRCAQTGIADVRQYLEVVDLREVSSEIRRDEATINDARDERDRTGYQILLTTGHTPGQVRSRWYVDGYGFGAKYVRDMPLTWLNLGPRAARGATLTIGSREVTAPRFRLCDSCGKRDTSSGRNSAREHRPWCPRRKEPTEHTREVVLRRTLRTEGILMRLPSSVTMGDQFALPSLRAALQLALREHLGGAPDHLDVATVTETDGDGTAGEALLLHDIVPGGTGYLAELADPETVWGMLRRAWLVLRECPCQGEDKLACERCLLPFALTHEIGVTSRAAAERHLRTILLSGEGAVATAGPEAPEVPETCAWDTTQEEPGRSDGESQLEQRFRQVLRERLQTMGATVREVPNQFGSSWTIHLGGVTWRLEPQQFAKDSRPDFVLTAGRPGIPRVAIFTDGWFYHASPAHNRVADDAAKRENLRLAGYQVLSLSWRDVAGAQGAEGGSGGSGGSGGSAGSGAGSVSPGWFEPSVVSDLMAEGAPLTTTMVDLVSRSGLEHLLAWMQAPEVEQRRTLAQWVPMLALGRSVGGFTAAEQPLARVALGMLDGEAPPEEGGDVATFAWSRGTLALALRVKDGEEGSAEIAVVLDDREEVLSEAARDDWREWLHLANLLNHREAPTLITTRSAVEAGQADGARAPAPAPTAEPEAAPVPQEWADLAATALPEDSALLHALAPLAAEGYAAPELGQDVELAGDQVPVDLCWPEERVAVLREPDEDLRVDLVRAGWIVVEADTASIDVGSVREALAQADGTKDGEQ